The following DNA comes from Pelagicoccus enzymogenes.
CGCAGGAGACGGCACAGCGACGGGCGGAACGAGCGGCACCGAGGGCGAACCGCACGATGAACCTTTATTCGTACGCGGCGTAGTGGGTTACCCCCTACACTTTTTCTTGGAGGTTCCTGAAAACGTGGAGCTGCAAAGCATCTCGCCACTCCCTCCCGGCCTTTCGCTCGACATGACCCAGCCCGCGATCGTTGGCACGCCCACCACGGCAGGTTTCCTGGACTCTAACATCCAAGCAATCGAGAACGGCCAGAGCATCACCCACCCCGTACAGTTCGATATAGTGCTTGAAGCGGACTTCCCGGGCGATCCAAACGATCCCAATCCGCCACACGATTCCAACAACCCAGAGCCTCCGGCAGAGCCAATCCGCATCTTCGGCAAGGTTGGAGAACGACTCTACTGGCAGCTCAACCAGAACCTCTCCTCATCCACCTTCGACATCGGTATCGATCCAACAGGCGTTCCCTACCAACTCCCCTCCGGCATCGATATCCACATTTCAGAATCCTCCTTTGTCGGCACGCCGCTGGAGCCGGGTGTCTACGACTTCGAACTTGTTTTCAGCGATTCCACAGGTTCCTACATCGACCACTACATCTTCGACATAGCCCCCGCAGGTGACACGGGAACCCCAGGAGAGCCAGATCCCGTTATGGTCATCCATGGCGTAGTGGGAGAACCACTTTACTGGCAACTCAACTACAATGTCTCGACAACTGGCTACGACTACGGCGTTCGTCCCGACGGCACCTCCTTCCAGCTCCCTGCTGGCATCGAAATCGTCGCTGCCGAATCGTCCTTCATCGGCACCCCAAGCGAAGCGGGCTGGTACGACTTCATTCTCCTGATCCCGACCAGCGACGGAATTGTCGAAAAGCGCTACGCCTTCGATATCGCTCCTGCAAACGATCCAGACGAGGACAAGCCGCTCATCATCCGAGCCGTAGTTGGTTTCGAACTACTCTTCCCCCTCGACATTCCTGAAGGCATCACCCTCAACACCTTTTCCCCTTTCCCTGCCGGATTGAGCTACGAAACAGCTTCAGAGTCCGTTGTCGGCACACCTTCCGAAGCGGGTATCTTCGAGGCCTTGATCACCTACACCGAAGACGGCGCAGACGGAGAGAAAGAAGTTATCTTTGAAATCTACAACGAAGCAGAGTTTCCTGGTGATCCGAACGATCCAAACCCACCAGAGGAACACCTCGAACACCCTTTTAACATTGTCGGCGACGTCGGCATGGAACTGCAGTTCTACCTCGGACTGGAGGGAGAGGTCGGCGATCTCGTCTTCGACATGCTTCCTGAGGGCCTGAGCTTCGATGCCGACAACGGCCTCGTATACGGCACTCCGATACACCCTGGCTTCTACGAGACCAGACTCCGCGGTTTGCGCGATACCGAAGTAGTTATCTATCCAGTCTACTTCGACATCTTCGGCGATTGGAATCCAGATACCGGAGCGGGCGGACAGCCCCATGAACTGAAAATCTTCGGCTGGGTCGGCGAATTCATTTCCTTCCCATTACCTTTGGATCCGAGCGTATCCACCGTAAGCCTGACCACCTACGCAGACGGCACCCAAGCCTACCTCCCATTGGGAGTCCAGCTCGACGCCGCCAACGGCATGCTCGTTGGATTCCCTCAAGAACCCGGCTTCTTCCCCTCCTCCTTCACCATTACCGAAGGCGACAAGTCTGAGGAAATCCCAGTCTTCTTTGAAATTCAATACTTCGACCCGAACGACCCTGGAGGACCTACGCATCCAGGCGACAACTACGACCATGAACCCAACGAAATCGTCTTGTTCGGAGAAGTCGGAGCCCGCTTTTCATTCAAGTTTCCTCTCGCCGCAGAAGAAACGGCCGATCTTCCCGCCGAACGCGACGGTGACACCTTTGCCTTGCCCGTAGGCCTGAGCTATAGCGCTGAGAACCTATCGATAACTGGTTCACCCACCAAATCAGGACATTACGAAGCCCTCGTCGTCGTAGAAGGCCCCGGATACATCAAGGAAAAGTACATCCACTTCATCGTTAGCGACGGCAGCAACGCACCTCGTCTCTCCTTTTTCTCAGAAAGCGAATACGTCCCCGGACAACCATTCTCCTACCAGATCAACGCTGGCGGCCAAGCGACGAACTTCGAAGTAGAAGAGCTTCCTGCTGGCCTCCAGTTGGACTCATCGACCGGTATTATCAGCGGAACGATTGATTTCTCCGAAGACTTCGATCTCTTGATCGCAGCTAGCAACGAAAACGGTACCGCCTACGGTATTCACTTCCTGGATTCAGAGGAAGACGAGCATCACGAAGAACCCGACCCCACCGATCCCAATTCCCCCGATACAGGCCACGGGGACGAGGAGGACCCGGAGCCTTTCTTCGCTCGTCTCGGAGTCCCCTTCGTTCTCGAAGCGCCAGCGGAATTCGCAGAAGCAGTCTTTGCCCTCGTCGACGGCGAGGCCTTCCCTGCCGGCCTAGGATTCGATTCTACCCAGAACGCAGTCATCTCCGGAACGCCTACTGAAGCAGGTCTCTTCCAAACCAAAATTTCCATCACTCGCGGCGAGCTTGAAGAGCAGTTCACCCTCTGGTTCTTCGTGGCCGACAGCGTAGAGGCTCCACAATTTGTCGCTCCCGATTATGTGCGGAGCCTTCCTGGCGAAGCATTCGAGCTCCGTCTTCCGATCGCGAACGGCCCCGCAACCATCAAAATTCAAAGCGCCCCAGACGGTGTTAGCTACGACAGCGAGGCCAAGGCCTTGCGCGGCGTGCTCTCCGAGCCCGGTTTCTACCGCGTCCTCGTAAGCGCCAGCAACGAAGCAGGTATGGGTGTCCACCTTGTAGAGATCGACGTCTTTGACGACGGAACGGGTCACAACCCAGGCAACAATTACTACGAGCCCATTCATGCGTTTGGCATCGTGGGTGAACCATTCGACTTCCCACTACCTGCGAATCCCGACAATAGCGTGATCGCCTTTGTTGACGGCGAAGACGGCACCAGCTCGGAAATTCCAGCAGGCCTCGAATACATCGAGAATTACGCCATCATCCGCGGTACCCCAGAACAAGAAGGAGTGAGCAATCTCTTTCTCGAAATCACCGAGTTCGGTTTCACCCGCCGCGAACAAATTGTATTTGAAATCTACACACGGGACAATCTTCCCGACGATCCGAACTTCCCGACCGATCCTGGCTACCATGAGCCAGACGACGGCCACGTCGAACCAATCCTCGGCAAGGTAGGAGAGCGCCTCTACTTCGAAGCCCCGATCTCGGGCGACGGAGTCAGCTTCGCCATCGTCGACGGCCCTGACGGAGAACCTTCGGAACTTCCTCCTGGCGTTAGCTTCGACTCGGATCTGGGCATCCTCTCGGGCGTGCCCACCGCCTCTGGCATCTACCCCCTATGGGTTGAGGTCGACGAATTCGGCAGCGTCCGCACTCACTTTGCCCCTGTCATTGTCAGCGGCGTCGAAGGCTCGCCTGTTATCACAAGCGAACCGTTCTTCACCACGATTCCAGGAGAGCACTTCAAGTTTGAAATCAAGGCGACCAACGAGCCGACCGATGTCGAAGTCGACTTCTTCGACGTTCCCGGCGTCCTCAGTTTCGACCAAGAAAGCATGCTTCTAGAGGGTAAGTTCGAGTTCGGTGGCTTCTTCACTCTACTCGTATCCGCAACCAATGACACGGGAACCGGCTACGGCTTGCTCAACATCGACGTGCTCGGACTCAACGATGGCGAGGGACCAAACGAAATCCCGTTACACATAAACGGCACCGTGAACCAGAAGGTAGACTTCCCTCTCCCCAGCTTCATTCGCGGCTCCAAGTTCGTTGTGACCGCAGATCCTGCAGGTTTTGAGGCACAACTTCCAGAAGGCTTCTCTATTGACGAAAAGACAGGCCGTATCAGCGGAATACCTACACAGCCTGGCTACACCTTCGTATGGGTAAGCGTCGACGATGGAGAACTCCCATCGCTCGCCATCAACATCGGTATCGCCGAAGGCATGCGTACGCCTGAAATCATCAGTCCAGACTTCTGGATTGGCTATCAAGATTCGCCATTCCACTACCAAATTCACGCGACGGATGGACCTTACAAATTCTACGCAGAAGGACTCCCTACCGGACTCAGTCTCGATCCTTTCAGCGGAACAATTCGAGGAACTTCTAGCGAATTCGGCGACTTCCAAGTGGCGATCAGCGCCGAAAACGCCGCAGGCGTAGGCAATGCCAAGACCCTCTATCTCACTCTGGAAGAGAAGCCGCGCCTTCCCGTTGTATCCGCTCCGTATTACACGGAAGGACAAGTAGGCGAAAGCTTCTCCCTTCAA
Coding sequences within:
- a CDS encoding Ig domain-containing protein, which produces MTESASRFASFSIWKAILASILLSALGQKATAQDPSGAEPEDKLLVRAIVGLELNFDLQIPAEVSNVSFQALPDGLQFNETEGTLTGVATSAGVLETSINFSEGGQALQMPARFEVYMEAEFPGDVNNPNPDEGPEPPTEPIRIIGKVGEQLYWQLNFNLNTASYDFAVGPDGVPSQLPPGIQISSQENSFLGYPEAAGIFECGIVVTDSEGSFTEHYIFDIQGSADAGDGTATGGTSGTEGEPHDEPLFVRGVVGYPLHFFLEVPENVELQSISPLPPGLSLDMTQPAIVGTPTTAGFLDSNIQAIENGQSITHPVQFDIVLEADFPGDPNDPNPPHDSNNPEPPAEPIRIFGKVGERLYWQLNQNLSSSTFDIGIDPTGVPYQLPSGIDIHISESSFVGTPLEPGVYDFELVFSDSTGSYIDHYIFDIAPAGDTGTPGEPDPVMVIHGVVGEPLYWQLNYNVSTTGYDYGVRPDGTSFQLPAGIEIVAAESSFIGTPSEAGWYDFILLIPTSDGIVEKRYAFDIAPANDPDEDKPLIIRAVVGFELLFPLDIPEGITLNTFSPFPAGLSYETASESVVGTPSEAGIFEALITYTEDGADGEKEVIFEIYNEAEFPGDPNDPNPPEEHLEHPFNIVGDVGMELQFYLGLEGEVGDLVFDMLPEGLSFDADNGLVYGTPIHPGFYETRLRGLRDTEVVIYPVYFDIFGDWNPDTGAGGQPHELKIFGWVGEFISFPLPLDPSVSTVSLTTYADGTQAYLPLGVQLDAANGMLVGFPQEPGFFPSSFTITEGDKSEEIPVFFEIQYFDPNDPGGPTHPGDNYDHEPNEIVLFGEVGARFSFKFPLAAEETADLPAERDGDTFALPVGLSYSAENLSITGSPTKSGHYEALVVVEGPGYIKEKYIHFIVSDGSNAPRLSFFSESEYVPGQPFSYQINAGGQATNFEVEELPAGLQLDSSTGIISGTIDFSEDFDLLIAASNENGTAYGIHFLDSEEDEHHEEPDPTDPNSPDTGHGDEEDPEPFFARLGVPFVLEAPAEFAEAVFALVDGEAFPAGLGFDSTQNAVISGTPTEAGLFQTKISITRGELEEQFTLWFFVADSVEAPQFVAPDYVRSLPGEAFELRLPIANGPATIKIQSAPDGVSYDSEAKALRGVLSEPGFYRVLVSASNEAGMGVHLVEIDVFDDGTGHNPGNNYYEPIHAFGIVGEPFDFPLPANPDNSVIAFVDGEDGTSSEIPAGLEYIENYAIIRGTPEQEGVSNLFLEITEFGFTRREQIVFEIYTRDNLPDDPNFPTDPGYHEPDDGHVEPILGKVGERLYFEAPISGDGVSFAIVDGPDGEPSELPPGVSFDSDLGILSGVPTASGIYPLWVEVDEFGSVRTHFAPVIVSGVEGSPVITSEPFFTTIPGEHFKFEIKATNEPTDVEVDFFDVPGVLSFDQESMLLEGKFEFGGFFTLLVSATNDTGTGYGLLNIDVLGLNDGEGPNEIPLHINGTVNQKVDFPLPSFIRGSKFVVTADPAGFEAQLPEGFSIDEKTGRISGIPTQPGYTFVWVSVDDGELPSLAINIGIAEGMRTPEIISPDFWIGYQDSPFHYQIHATDGPYKFYAEGLPTGLSLDPFSGTIRGTSSEFGDFQVAISAENAAGVGNAKTLYLTLEEKPRLPVVSAPYYTEGQVGESFSLQVNATEEPDFFHPGGLPAGLSIDSTNGLISGTPSQFGYFNVNLEATNQWGRGGLQIAIYIKRAALAPVYVGTSSVGGKVGKDFLFQPAFSGNANSFEIDENSPNPLPAGLAIDPETGAISGIPSEIMNGFVDVLISGEGGSTIATVYFKIVAALDAPVISSSSFAKGTSGTALSFQLTASNSPVEFAAANLPAGLELDSQSGEISGTPESAGFYDIVVSARNASGWGQPKLLILDIIPGLEAPIVISAPWAKGEVGKAFQYQIEANNQPSGYAVSGDLPEGLSLDEASGSITGTPSKAGFYEVILSASNASGSGNGLVFIFAIRPSQEMPVITSSGTAFATVNEPFLYKIKATATPTSYAAENLPDGLSLNESTGFITGTPKSPTTEPLVIVVTASNAAGQSLPRAVLLEILPAAEAPVILSGGHALGKVGVAFEYQVFAINEPTAYSSPDLPEGLSIASNTGLISGTPEEAGEFKVTLVASNDAGKGEPATILFFIVPGAEAPRVTSKTHAIGKVGEDFEYQILASAEEIDSYQVEGNLPRGLDFDPTTGLISGTPVEPIITSVLLSVSNEAGTSAPQPFTIKIEPALEAPVITSSLNISGTVGEELSYTINATNMPEERPLPPSAEFDAVGLPSGLGVNTATGIVSGIPEEAGSYIATLVASNETGEGAPRFLNIKIKPAPTAPVVTSVFRVGAQVGKSFNYQIVATNAPTSYDADHAIAWLVADTETGSLSGTPTKPGVFYASLFAVNEAGYSEPSPLEITVYPAADTPKMTSERSAEGKVGSPFEYQIEASNNPTSFKVSGLPAGLSLNPSTGVISGTPTASGTFDIVVVGSNGNGEGAKATLVLKISPKTAFTIVSSSSNDN